In Eubalaena glacialis isolate mEubGla1 chromosome 4, mEubGla1.1.hap2.+ XY, whole genome shotgun sequence, one DNA window encodes the following:
- the CFD gene encoding complement factor D: MADRSLHLAALILLGAAVCAAQPRGRILGGREAMSHSRPYMASVQVKGKHVCGGFLVAEQWVMSAAHCLEDVADGKVQVLLGAHSLSQPEPSKRLYDVLRAVPHPDSRPDTIDQDLLLLQLSEKAVLGPAVQPLPWQREDREVAAGTLCDVAGWGVVSHTGRRPDRLQHLLLPVLDRATCNLRKYHDGTITKSMMCAESSRRDSCKGDSGGPLVCGGVAEGVVTSGSRVCGNRKKPGIYTRLASYVAWIDGVMAEGSAA; this comes from the exons ATGGCAGACCGCTCCCTGCACCTGGCAGCTCTGATCCTCCTCGGGGCGGCCGTGTGTG CGGCTCAGCCCCGCGGCAGGATCCTGGGCGGCCGAGAGGCCATGTCCCACTCGCGGCCCTACATGGCATCCGTGCAGGTGAAGGGCAAGCACGTGTGCGGAGGCTTCCTGGTGGCCGAGCAGTGGGTGATGAGCGCAGCGCACTGCCTGGAGGATGT GGCCGACGGGAAGGTGCAGGTGCTCCTAGGCGCGCACTCCCTGTCACAGCCGGAGCCCTCCAAGCGCCTGTACGACGTGCTACGCGCAGTGCCCCACCCGGACAGCCGGCCGGACACCATCGACCAAGACCTCCTCCTGCTGCAG CTCTCTGAGAAGGCCGTGCTGGGCCCCGCCgtgcagcccctgccctggcagCGCGAGGACCGCGAAGTGGCGGCCGGCACGCTCTGCGACGTGGCCGGCTGGGGCGTGGTCAGCCACACTGGCCGGCGGCCCGACCGCCTGCAGCACCTACTCCTGCCGGTGCTCGACCGTGCCACCTGCAACCTGCGCAAGTACCATGACGGCACCATCACCAAGAGCATGATGTGCGCGGAGAGCAGCCGCCGGGACAGCTGCAAG GGTGACTCTGGAGGCCCGCTGGTGTGCGGCGGCGTGGCCGAGGGCGTGGTCACCTCGGGCTCACGTGTTTGTGGCAACCGCAAGAAGCCCGGCATCTACACGCGCTTGGCGAGCTACGTGGCCTGGATAGACGGAGTGATGGCTGAGGGCTCAGCTGCCTGA